In a single window of the Natronosalvus caseinilyticus genome:
- a CDS encoding nucleotide sugar dehydrogenase, whose product MTDRRPVDEADGLEVADTDRSEAIDTDGGSVDGADGLEVTEADGGTVDRADDRDSSTESTAASTRPYGTGRSSERLRRAFVSGSIPVAVYGLGKMGLPLAAVFAETTGTVLGVDIDPDVVATIQAGDCHVKREPGLDELVAERVSAGALEATTNPREAARRCSVHVVIVPTPITDERAPDLSILDAAIEAIGTGLDPGDLVLVECTVPPRTTSDRVLPALEAASGLSRGTFGVAFCPERTSSGRALEDIRGAYPKVVGGVDAESTASARAIYETINDEGVIAVSDATTAECVKVFEGLYRDVNIALANELATFTDEFGIDIREAIDVANTQPYCDIHEPGPGVGGHCIPFYPYFVIDPFETEAPLLETARAVNDSMPAFTVEKLRDGLEAEGTALSDATVLVLGLTYRPGVEETRASPSIDIAAELSAAGATVYGVDPMLESDDLEAFDLEGVALEAAYDLPIDGVILVTPHEEFEEIRWADLGTDRENELSDRRDHRPVVVDGRGTVAGPIDSRVYEIGGGVREERGWDS is encoded by the coding sequence ATGACTGATCGACGACCGGTCGACGAGGCCGACGGACTCGAGGTCGCCGATACTGACAGATCTGAGGCCATCGATACCGACGGCGGGTCGGTCGATGGGGCCGACGGACTCGAGGTCACCGAGGCCGACGGCGGAACGGTCGACCGTGCAGACGACCGAGACTCGTCGACGGAATCCACAGCGGCCAGCACCCGACCGTACGGAACCGGCCGCTCGAGCGAACGACTGCGTCGCGCGTTCGTCTCGGGGTCGATCCCCGTCGCCGTCTACGGACTCGGAAAGATGGGACTCCCCCTCGCTGCAGTGTTCGCCGAGACGACCGGCACCGTCCTCGGGGTCGATATCGACCCCGACGTCGTGGCGACGATTCAGGCCGGAGACTGTCACGTCAAACGGGAACCCGGCCTGGACGAGTTGGTCGCCGAACGAGTGTCTGCCGGTGCGCTCGAGGCGACGACGAACCCTCGCGAGGCTGCGAGGCGATGCTCGGTACACGTCGTCATCGTGCCGACGCCCATCACGGACGAGCGAGCGCCCGACCTCTCGATCCTCGACGCCGCGATCGAGGCGATCGGAACCGGACTGGACCCGGGCGACCTGGTACTCGTCGAGTGTACCGTTCCACCCCGGACGACCAGCGATCGGGTGCTTCCGGCGCTCGAGGCGGCGTCGGGACTCTCCCGCGGGACGTTCGGCGTGGCCTTTTGTCCCGAACGGACGTCGTCGGGACGGGCGCTCGAGGACATCCGCGGCGCGTACCCGAAGGTCGTCGGCGGCGTCGACGCGGAGAGCACCGCGTCCGCGCGAGCGATCTACGAGACCATCAACGACGAGGGCGTGATTGCGGTCTCCGACGCGACCACCGCCGAGTGCGTCAAGGTCTTCGAGGGACTGTACCGAGACGTCAACATCGCGCTCGCGAACGAACTCGCGACGTTCACCGACGAGTTCGGAATCGACATCCGCGAGGCGATCGACGTCGCGAACACCCAGCCCTACTGTGACATTCACGAACCGGGACCCGGCGTCGGTGGCCACTGCATCCCGTTCTACCCGTACTTCGTGATCGACCCCTTCGAGACCGAGGCTCCGCTGCTCGAGACCGCTCGAGCGGTCAACGACTCGATGCCGGCGTTCACGGTCGAAAAACTGCGCGACGGCCTCGAGGCCGAGGGTACGGCGCTGTCGGACGCGACGGTACTGGTGCTCGGACTGACGTACAGGCCGGGTGTCGAAGAGACCAGGGCCTCGCCGTCGATCGATATCGCCGCCGAACTCTCCGCGGCCGGTGCGACGGTCTACGGCGTCGATCCGATGCTCGAATCGGACGACCTCGAGGCGTTCGATCTAGAAGGGGTGGCGCTCGAGGCGGCGTACGACCTCCCGATCGACGGCGTGATTCTCGTCACACCGCACGAGGAGTTCGAGGAGATTCGGTGGGCTGACCTGGGAACGGACCGTGAAAACGAACTCAGTGATCGTAGAGACCACCGTCCGGTCGTCGTCGACGGTCGCGGAACCGTCGCTGGCCCGATCGATTCGCGGGTATACGAAATCGGTGGCGGGGTTCGCGAGGAGCGGGGGTGGGATTCGTGA
- a CDS encoding nucleotide sugar dehydrogenase — protein MSNTANASTAFTPSANRICVVGLGYVGLPLACEFDSVGYDVRGYDVDTDKIRTLERGIDPTGDVSDRSIAESSIQFTADPSVISTADYVVVAVPTPVDELEKPDLSLVERAGETVGEYLTAGTTVVLESTVYPGATRELFVPALERGSNMTAGEDFGVGYSPERIVPGDDDHGLRNVVKIVSGLTERSRASLVDLYGSIVDAGVHEAPTIETAEAAKCVENTQRDLNIALVNELAVACTHLGIDTQAVLDAAKTKWNFHDYRPGLVGGHCIPVDPFYLAYESERNGFKLELVRTARAINDYVPTHVGEMTVKTLNDAENVLKHSTVLILGLTYKPNVADLRSSIGGVIDYLREYGVSVVGYDPHAADAEIRERFGIDAVPEPSGEGIDAVVIGTPHDIFDELNVDGLLDEMNENPVLVDVDGEFEDRVSEHDCRYWRL, from the coding sequence GTGAGCAATACCGCGAACGCGAGCACTGCTTTCACTCCATCTGCCAACCGGATCTGCGTCGTCGGACTCGGCTACGTCGGACTCCCGCTCGCGTGCGAGTTCGATAGCGTCGGCTACGACGTCCGCGGCTACGACGTCGATACGGACAAGATTCGAACGCTCGAGCGCGGAATCGATCCGACGGGTGATGTCAGCGATCGATCAATCGCCGAGAGTTCGATACAGTTTACGGCCGACCCGAGCGTGATATCGACGGCCGATTACGTCGTCGTGGCGGTGCCGACCCCGGTCGACGAACTCGAAAAACCGGACCTCAGCCTGGTCGAACGGGCGGGAGAGACTGTCGGTGAATACCTTACCGCGGGGACGACCGTCGTCCTCGAGTCGACGGTGTATCCGGGGGCGACTCGCGAGCTATTCGTTCCGGCACTCGAGCGGGGCTCGAACATGACGGCGGGCGAGGATTTCGGCGTCGGCTATTCGCCCGAACGAATCGTCCCGGGCGACGACGACCACGGTCTGCGCAACGTCGTCAAAATCGTGAGCGGGCTGACCGAGCGATCGCGTGCGAGTCTCGTCGACCTCTACGGTTCGATCGTCGACGCGGGCGTCCACGAGGCGCCGACGATCGAAACCGCAGAAGCCGCGAAGTGCGTCGAGAATACGCAGCGCGACCTCAACATCGCGCTGGTAAACGAACTCGCGGTAGCGTGTACGCACCTGGGGATCGACACGCAGGCCGTGCTCGACGCGGCGAAGACGAAGTGGAACTTTCACGACTATCGACCCGGCCTCGTCGGCGGCCACTGTATCCCGGTCGATCCGTTCTACCTCGCCTACGAGAGCGAACGTAACGGGTTCAAACTCGAACTCGTTCGAACCGCGCGCGCGATCAACGACTACGTTCCAACCCACGTCGGAGAAATGACTGTAAAGACCCTGAACGACGCCGAGAACGTACTCAAGCACAGCACCGTTTTGATCCTCGGACTGACGTACAAGCCGAACGTGGCGGATCTCAGATCGTCGATCGGCGGCGTGATCGACTATCTCCGCGAGTACGGCGTCTCCGTTGTCGGGTACGACCCGCACGCAGCCGACGCCGAGATCCGAGAGCGGTTCGGTATCGACGCCGTTCCCGAACCGTCCGGGGAGGGGATCGATGCCGTCGTGATCGGAACACCCCACGATATCTTCGACGAACTCAATGTCGACGGGTTACTCGACGAGATGAACGAGAATCCCGTCCTCGTCGACGTCGACGGAGAATTCGAGGACCGGGTGAGCGAGCACGATTGTCGCTACTGGAGGTTGTAA
- a CDS encoding glycosyltransferase family 2 protein, whose translation MYRDHSVAAVVPAYNEERFIGDVIRKMPSFVDRLYVVNDCSTDGTWEAILEAARSDARRQINREGAVTDRVERIRPDGGENPALAARATVHEPIGRVVPIDHRENRGAGGAIKTGYLAARAGRLDIVVTVDGDGQMDLEVMPKLLDPIVDGVADYAKGNRLLAPDHQRSMPRFRLCGNALLSLLTKIASGYWKLSDPQNGYTAISRDALEAVDLESMYEYYGYCNDLLVKLNARSTRVADVSIPAVYGDEQSSIVYSTYVRNVSGMLLRNFLWRLETRYLRFDFHPVVLFYLFGAGASALGSLGVLWSFISRGRSGESLFVRVLASTQLFLIGWLFLLFAMVFDMQENEDREVVIHE comes from the coding sequence ATGTACCGAGACCACTCTGTCGCCGCCGTCGTTCCGGCCTACAACGAGGAACGGTTCATCGGCGACGTCATCAGAAAGATGCCCTCGTTCGTCGACCGACTGTACGTCGTGAACGACTGCTCCACGGATGGCACGTGGGAGGCAATTCTCGAGGCAGCGCGGTCGGACGCTCGCCGTCAGATCAACAGAGAGGGGGCGGTGACAGATCGGGTCGAACGAATTCGACCCGATGGTGGAGAGAACCCCGCGCTCGCAGCGAGAGCAACTGTTCACGAGCCGATCGGCCGCGTCGTCCCGATCGATCATCGCGAGAACCGCGGTGCCGGCGGCGCGATCAAGACCGGCTATCTAGCGGCGCGGGCCGGACGACTCGACATTGTCGTCACCGTCGACGGCGACGGCCAGATGGATCTCGAGGTGATGCCCAAGCTCCTCGACCCGATCGTCGACGGAGTCGCAGACTACGCGAAGGGGAATCGACTGCTCGCTCCCGACCACCAGCGATCGATGCCGCGGTTCCGACTGTGCGGCAACGCGCTCCTCTCGCTGCTGACGAAAATTGCTTCGGGATACTGGAAGCTGAGCGATCCCCAGAACGGCTATACCGCAATCTCGAGGGACGCACTGGAGGCGGTCGACCTCGAGTCGATGTACGAGTACTACGGCTACTGCAACGACCTCCTCGTGAAGCTGAACGCCAGAAGCACCCGTGTCGCCGACGTTTCGATTCCTGCGGTCTACGGCGACGAGCAGTCGAGCATCGTCTACTCGACGTACGTCCGGAACGTCTCGGGAATGCTCCTTCGGAACTTCCTCTGGCGGCTCGAAACTCGGTATCTCCGGTTCGATTTCCACCCGGTCGTCCTGTTCTACCTCTTCGGGGCGGGCGCGTCCGCGCTCGGGTCGCTCGGCGTGCTCTGGTCGTTCATCTCCCGCGGTCGATCCGGAGAATCGCTGTTCGTTCGCGTCCTCGCGAGCACCCAGCTGTTTCTCATCGGCTGGCTGTTCCTGCTGTTCGCGATGGTGTTCGACATGCAGGAAAACGAAGACCGTGAGGTGGTGATCCACGAATGA
- the wecB gene encoding non-hydrolyzing UDP-N-acetylglucosamine 2-epimerase, whose product MKVLTVVGARPQFVKASAVSRALNAAGHDEQLVHTGQHYDAELSDVFFEELEIPDPAYELGVGSASHGAQTAAMIDGLEPVVAEVGPDVIVLYGDTNSTLAGAIVGSKVDATVAHVEAGLRSFTDMPEEVNRRLTDHAADLLFAPTARAVANLAAEGLEEGVYRSGDVMYDVLLRVVDRSTERSRILERLEMTPGNYVLATVHRERNTDDPSRLRSIVHALSTSPIPVIFPAHPRTIDRFERNDLLERARRDLHLTEPIGYLDFVRLLDAADRVVTDSGGVQKEAFFLDTPCVTLRDETEWGETVECGWNELVGTDRRAIERALEREWQLEDKPSPYGDGRAAESIVEVLERDR is encoded by the coding sequence ATGAAGGTACTCACCGTCGTCGGCGCTCGTCCACAGTTCGTGAAGGCGTCGGCCGTTTCGCGTGCGCTGAACGCGGCGGGCCACGACGAGCAACTCGTCCATACCGGTCAACACTACGACGCCGAACTCTCGGATGTCTTCTTCGAAGAACTCGAGATTCCCGACCCCGCCTACGAACTTGGAGTCGGTTCGGCGTCTCACGGCGCGCAGACGGCCGCGATGATCGACGGCCTCGAACCGGTCGTCGCCGAGGTCGGGCCGGACGTAATCGTCCTCTACGGTGACACGAACTCGACGCTCGCCGGGGCAATCGTCGGTTCGAAGGTCGACGCGACGGTCGCTCACGTCGAGGCCGGTCTGCGGAGTTTCACCGACATGCCCGAGGAGGTGAACCGACGACTGACGGATCACGCGGCAGACCTGCTGTTCGCACCGACGGCGAGAGCGGTTGCAAACCTCGCCGCCGAAGGCCTCGAGGAGGGCGTCTATCGGAGCGGCGACGTGATGTACGACGTGCTCTTGCGGGTCGTCGACCGCTCTACTGAGCGTTCGAGAATCCTCGAGCGACTCGAGATGACGCCTGGAAACTACGTCCTGGCGACCGTCCACCGCGAGCGAAACACGGACGATCCGTCCCGACTGCGATCGATCGTCCACGCCCTCTCGACGTCGCCGATTCCGGTCATATTCCCGGCACACCCTCGAACGATCGACCGATTCGAGCGCAACGATCTCCTCGAACGAGCGAGACGCGACCTGCACCTCACCGAACCGATTGGGTACCTCGACTTCGTTCGGTTACTCGACGCAGCCGACCGCGTGGTGACCGACTCGGGCGGGGTCCAGAAGGAGGCGTTCTTCCTCGATACTCCCTGTGTCACGCTCCGGGACGAGACGGAGTGGGGCGAGACGGTCGAGTGCGGCTGGAACGAACTCGTCGGCACGGATCGACGAGCGATTGAACGAGCTCTGGAACGAGAATGGCAGCTCGAGGACAAGCCGTCGCCATATGGCGACGGGCGGGCGGCCGAATCCATCGTTGAGGTGCTCGAGCGTGATCGATGA
- a CDS encoding polysaccharide deacetylase family protein gives MIDDHPFAVCLTHDVDRPYKTYQAPYYAIVNRDPSQLRSLFSRERPYWQFEEIMALEDDLGVRSTFFFLNEQNLFRDKSPWEWLRPANWKHFVGRYEIMDPAIVDVIRDLYAGGWEVGLHGSYESPDDPARLREEKSQLERILGHEIVGGRQHYLRLTRPDTWEIHRELGLRYDASLGSTDEVGFRHGYGLLRPFDDEFAVFPLTAMEVALLGPETDLESARERGYDLLREAERNAAVATLLWHPRFFNEDEFGGYRQLYVDLVEYAQERNAWVGPCAEFLRHVDELNELERKPVRKRP, from the coding sequence GTGATCGATGACCATCCGTTCGCCGTCTGTCTCACGCACGACGTCGACCGTCCGTACAAGACGTACCAGGCGCCGTACTATGCCATAGTGAATCGAGATCCGTCACAACTGCGGTCCCTGTTCTCGAGGGAGCGGCCGTACTGGCAGTTCGAGGAGATCATGGCCCTTGAGGACGATCTTGGCGTCAGGTCGACGTTCTTCTTTCTGAACGAGCAGAACCTGTTCCGCGATAAATCGCCATGGGAGTGGCTGCGACCGGCGAACTGGAAACACTTTGTGGGTCGATACGAGATCATGGATCCGGCGATCGTCGACGTCATTCGTGACCTATACGCTGGCGGGTGGGAAGTCGGATTGCACGGTTCATACGAGTCTCCCGACGACCCGGCACGGTTGAGAGAGGAGAAATCACAACTGGAACGGATTCTCGGTCACGAGATTGTCGGCGGAAGACAGCACTATCTCCGACTAACCCGACCGGACACGTGGGAGATTCACCGTGAACTCGGGTTACGGTACGACGCCAGTCTCGGTTCGACGGACGAAGTCGGCTTTCGCCACGGGTACGGTCTTCTGCGACCGTTCGACGACGAGTTCGCGGTCTTCCCGCTCACCGCGATGGAGGTCGCGCTTTTGGGGCCGGAAACGGACCTCGAGTCGGCCCGGGAACGTGGCTATGACCTGCTCCGTGAGGCCGAGCGAAACGCCGCCGTCGCCACGTTACTGTGGCACCCGCGATTTTTCAACGAGGATGAATTCGGCGGGTATCGCCAGTTGTATGTCGACCTCGTCGAGTACGCCCAGGAGCGCAACGCCTGGGTCGGCCCCTGTGCGGAGTTTCTCCGGCACGTCGACGAATTGAACGAATTGGAACGAAAGCCAGTTCGAAAGCGTCCGTAG
- a CDS encoding class I SAM-dependent methyltransferase, translated as MDRYNDNDDEGKWIADYLSTDGYNNLMDVGHQRLVRETLAKHLTSNASVLSIGAGQGEWLRESTRYEPRHSLALDISVNELRRGSNAENGDRIEWLCGDAERLPVRDDSIDFVLAAAVLHHLPQWKDAILNEICRVLSPDGVFLFFDPLRYNPFAMLARRFLETRKRTEAEVPLNPFTLRSTLESSFETVDLTGFYVISPICTLLDAIAPVNLEGAIHGLSEIERRLSKRGLLPVTAEVVGIASYPR; from the coding sequence ATGGATCGTTACAACGATAACGACGACGAGGGTAAGTGGATTGCTGACTATCTATCTACTGATGGGTACAATAACCTCATGGATGTTGGACATCAACGGCTCGTTCGCGAGACGCTGGCGAAACACCTGACATCGAACGCGTCAGTCCTGTCGATCGGAGCGGGACAAGGAGAGTGGCTCCGCGAGTCTACCAGGTACGAGCCACGACATTCCCTCGCACTGGACATCTCTGTCAACGAACTCCGACGAGGATCGAACGCGGAGAACGGGGACCGGATTGAATGGCTCTGTGGCGACGCCGAACGGTTACCCGTCCGCGACGACTCGATCGATTTCGTCCTGGCCGCGGCTGTCCTACATCACCTCCCGCAATGGAAAGACGCAATCCTGAACGAAATCTGTCGCGTCCTCAGTCCTGACGGGGTGTTCCTCTTCTTCGATCCGTTGCGATACAACCCGTTCGCCATGCTCGCACGTCGATTTCTCGAGACGCGAAAGCGAACCGAGGCCGAAGTCCCACTGAATCCGTTCACGCTTCGATCGACGCTCGAATCGTCGTTCGAGACGGTCGATCTGACCGGATTCTACGTAATCTCTCCGATCTGTACGCTCCTGGATGCGATCGCACCCGTCAATCTCGAGGGAGCGATACACGGACTCTCCGAAATCGAACGACGACTCTCGAAACGAGGGTTACTGCCAGTGACTGCAGAGGTCGTCGGGATCGCTTCCTATCCGCGGTGA
- a CDS encoding ATP-dependent carboxylate-amine ligase has product MSADPTVILLDGDYPTALTVAKELSEDLGATIVGVGTTRYSRLLRSRYCDEKILAPPPENEGYADALESAVRTHRPDFVLPVGYQSTIAVDRLRSILPSSVSTSLPSSESLRTGADKSAVLDRAARLGIDVPAEYSSVVEQIDANGRPRGALDQLNFPVFLKARHESGGGETTARVDDPARFWRTYDRIAVVAPGGDVLVQELIEGTRSTYGVGVLCSENDVVLRLGHEELRSVPRWGGSGTHLRTYRNPSLEAQATALLQDLGWHGIALVEFKRRPNGSFVLMEVNPKFWASYALASERGYRFASTMVASALDLDIDLPVRIIGTVDEMVFPLRELQYCVQQPTRNEISTALRTVLTPGAKWSLDWTDPVAWLMPPVAAMERVPDVETRLEVAVESVTGRRSRNVGEDRR; this is encoded by the coding sequence ATGTCTGCCGATCCGACGGTCATCCTCCTCGATGGAGATTACCCGACTGCGCTGACTGTCGCGAAGGAACTCTCCGAGGATCTCGGTGCGACGATCGTCGGCGTTGGAACGACGCGATACAGCCGATTGCTCCGGTCGAGATACTGCGACGAGAAGATCCTCGCTCCTCCGCCGGAGAACGAGGGATATGCCGACGCCCTCGAGTCGGCGGTTCGAACCCATCGCCCGGACTTCGTCTTGCCGGTCGGGTACCAATCGACGATAGCGGTCGATCGACTTCGGTCGATCCTTCCCTCCTCGGTTTCTACCTCTCTCCCCTCGAGCGAGTCACTCCGTACCGGTGCCGACAAGTCCGCCGTCCTTGACCGTGCGGCCCGTCTCGGAATCGACGTTCCGGCGGAGTACTCGAGCGTCGTCGAGCAAATCGACGCGAACGGGCGGCCGAGGGGTGCACTCGACCAACTGAACTTTCCCGTGTTTCTCAAGGCCAGACACGAATCCGGCGGTGGCGAGACGACAGCTCGGGTCGACGATCCTGCTCGCTTCTGGCGGACCTACGATCGCATTGCGGTGGTCGCACCGGGTGGGGACGTGCTCGTACAAGAGCTAATCGAGGGGACGAGGTCGACATACGGGGTCGGCGTCCTCTGTTCGGAAAACGATGTCGTGCTCAGGCTCGGTCACGAGGAACTGCGGTCCGTTCCTCGATGGGGCGGAAGTGGGACGCACCTTCGAACCTACCGAAACCCCTCCCTCGAGGCGCAAGCTACGGCCTTGCTACAGGACCTGGGATGGCACGGAATCGCGCTCGTCGAGTTCAAACGCCGTCCCAACGGTTCGTTCGTACTCATGGAGGTGAACCCGAAATTCTGGGCGTCGTACGCGCTGGCAAGCGAGCGCGGCTACCGATTCGCCTCGACGATGGTCGCGTCCGCTCTCGACCTGGACATCGACCTCCCTGTCAGGATAATCGGAACGGTTGACGAGATGGTATTTCCGCTTCGTGAACTCCAGTACTGCGTTCAGCAACCGACCCGGAACGAAATCTCAACCGCTCTCAGGACGGTACTGACCCCCGGTGCAAAGTGGAGTCTCGACTGGACCGACCCCGTCGCCTGGCTGATGCCACCTGTCGCCGCGATGGAACGGGTACCCGACGTAGAGACTCGACTCGAGGTCGCTGTCGAGTCCGTAACTGGCCGTCGATCGCGGAACGTAGGAGAGGATCGACGATGA
- a CDS encoding glycosyl hydrolase family 28-related protein: MNRRKYLTAVGGLPPTLAGYVLSVQGAEIDETGNVPAPDADEATIADHWRHVDVVDYGADPTGEDDVTSVLEEIIAEEGGDELLVLFPPGTYRMDAGFEHESFRDFGLLGYNATIEPSSAFEGVGVYDSKVFALGPSRSYSGHNVYIGGFEFDFGNVEDEDGVAGSAVVAYATGDVIFEHLVTMGRPTSGRRMIELMGMEDSRGQIYDCVVDGGPGVGVYVETTDNAVATITHSLVRNCADNGFYCSNGSVVIENCTAIDNDISNVRIGGVVRDSVVWVRDSELADARGYWLRDGDCWVENCYGYNDAEGSRSVLEVAPSGASVTITGSRFGSDADRRVAVVNENGEGDDGLVTFRDCTFFGEKNSSVTEDAITVARDETAFLDCLCTLTGDVYPIRFNGGAQNCRVIGGRYESVRPIRFESGRGGVVRDVTLETGDSGGRLEIDVPDVVVENAPGDISTGVRTVVNGLGDNGSSNPADGGDWNENGREGVVVAWTDADSDEERLSIYRSGDWYSWAVE; the protein is encoded by the coding sequence ATGAACCGCCGGAAGTACCTGACGGCAGTCGGTGGCCTTCCACCGACCCTCGCTGGCTACGTACTGTCCGTCCAGGGTGCAGAAATCGACGAGACGGGGAACGTACCGGCTCCCGACGCTGACGAGGCGACGATCGCTGATCACTGGCGACACGTTGACGTCGTCGACTACGGGGCCGATCCAACCGGCGAGGACGACGTCACGTCAGTTCTCGAGGAGATTATCGCCGAGGAAGGCGGCGACGAACTCCTGGTGCTCTTTCCGCCCGGGACGTACCGGATGGACGCCGGATTCGAACACGAATCGTTTCGAGACTTCGGATTACTCGGCTACAACGCGACGATCGAACCGTCCTCGGCGTTCGAGGGGGTCGGCGTCTACGATTCCAAGGTATTTGCGCTGGGGCCGTCCCGGTCGTACAGCGGACACAACGTCTACATCGGCGGCTTCGAGTTCGATTTCGGAAACGTGGAGGACGAAGACGGCGTCGCGGGTTCCGCCGTCGTCGCGTACGCGACCGGCGACGTGATCTTCGAACACCTCGTGACGATGGGACGGCCGACGAGCGGTCGGCGCATGATCGAACTGATGGGGATGGAAGACTCTCGCGGGCAAATCTACGACTGCGTCGTCGATGGGGGGCCAGGCGTGGGTGTGTACGTCGAGACGACCGACAACGCGGTCGCAACGATCACGCACAGTCTGGTCCGAAACTGCGCCGACAACGGATTCTACTGTTCGAACGGGTCGGTCGTCATCGAGAACTGTACGGCCATCGACAACGACATTTCGAACGTTCGAATCGGCGGCGTCGTTCGCGACAGCGTGGTCTGGGTCCGCGATTCCGAGCTGGCCGACGCCCGCGGCTACTGGCTTCGTGACGGCGACTGCTGGGTCGAAAACTGCTACGGATACAACGACGCCGAGGGGTCGCGGTCGGTGCTCGAGGTCGCGCCTTCCGGCGCGTCGGTGACGATAACCGGCTCCCGGTTCGGATCGGACGCGGATCGACGGGTCGCGGTCGTCAACGAGAACGGCGAAGGCGACGACGGTTTGGTGACGTTTCGAGACTGCACGTTCTTTGGCGAAAAGAACTCCAGCGTCACGGAAGACGCGATCACCGTGGCCAGGGACGAGACAGCATTTCTGGATTGTTTGTGTACGCTCACCGGTGACGTATATCCGATACGATTCAACGGGGGCGCCCAGAACTGTCGCGTGATCGGCGGTCGATACGAGTCCGTGCGCCCGATTCGTTTCGAATCGGGAAGGGGTGGTGTCGTCCGGGACGTCACCCTCGAGACCGGTGATTCGGGCGGACGACTGGAAATCGACGTGCCGGACGTCGTCGTCGAAAACGCTCCAGGGGACATTTCGACGGGAGTTCGAACGGTTGTGAACGGACTCGGTGACAACGGGTCGTCGAACCCAGCAGACGGCGGCGACTGGAACGAAAACGGCCGCGAAGGCGTCGTCGTCGCCTGGACGGACGCGGATTCCGACGAGGAGCGCCTCTCGATCTATCGAAGCGGTGACTGGTACTCCTGGGCGGTCGAGTAA
- a CDS encoding GNAT family N-acetyltransferase has product MSVRISVLNPADRESWNEYVERSPQGSVFHRYDALRTQAAYSDARLYPLVGYKGEEPIGIFPVFESHTGPVAFAFSPPHGLHVPALGPALLNMDQLKQRKREKRHSRFIDGCFEWIDRELEPTYTSIRTSWRYDDMRPFKWNGFDVHPSYTYVVDLETDEETLIRRFSRTTRRTIRNHLDDEYTVTVGGVDAARWIMEQVVSRFEEQGKTATMSPSFVVELYERLPEGVVNPYVLSVDGDPVTGTILLVDGETAHRWQGGTKPGTSLPANELLEWRMLTDAMKRGVSEYEIVDANIPRINEWKSKYNPNVRTYYTMHRSGQGMAAAVQLYLRLRDRNELVTKLAPG; this is encoded by the coding sequence ATGAGTGTCAGAATTTCGGTATTGAACCCCGCCGATCGAGAGTCGTGGAACGAATACGTCGAGCGGTCACCGCAAGGATCGGTCTTCCATCGGTACGACGCGCTCAGAACGCAGGCGGCGTACTCAGACGCCAGGCTGTACCCTCTCGTCGGATACAAAGGCGAGGAACCAATCGGAATCTTTCCTGTTTTCGAAAGTCACACGGGCCCCGTCGCGTTCGCGTTCTCTCCACCGCACGGGTTACACGTACCTGCTCTCGGTCCCGCGTTGCTCAACATGGACCAGCTCAAACAACGCAAACGGGAGAAGCGCCACAGTCGGTTCATCGATGGATGTTTCGAGTGGATCGACCGCGAACTCGAGCCGACGTACACTTCGATTCGAACGTCGTGGCGGTACGACGACATGCGTCCGTTCAAGTGGAACGGATTCGACGTCCACCCGAGTTACACGTACGTCGTCGATCTCGAGACCGACGAAGAGACGTTGATCCGTCGATTCAGTCGAACCACGCGTCGAACCATCCGGAATCATCTCGACGACGAGTACACGGTGACAGTCGGCGGCGTCGACGCGGCCAGGTGGATCATGGAGCAGGTGGTCAGCCGATTCGAAGAGCAAGGGAAAACGGCGACGATGTCCCCGTCGTTCGTGGTCGAACTCTACGAACGACTTCCTGAAGGTGTCGTGAACCCGTACGTGCTCTCCGTCGACGGAGACCCTGTCACCGGTACGATTCTCCTCGTGGACGGCGAAACGGCCCACCGGTGGCAAGGTGGAACGAAGCCCGGGACGTCTCTCCCAGCGAACGAACTCCTCGAGTGGCGGATGCTCACCGACGCGATGAAACGCGGTGTCAGTGAGTACGAGATCGTCGACGCCAACATCCCGCGAATCAACGAGTGGAAGTCGAAGTACAATCCGAACGTCCGGACGTACTACACGATGCACCGATCCGGTCAGGGAATGGCCGCCGCCGTGCAGCTGTATCTCAGGCTTCGTGATCGAAACGAACTCGTCACGAAACTCGCACCAGGCTAA